From Deinococcus planocerae, one genomic window encodes:
- a CDS encoding winged helix-turn-helix transcriptional regulator codes for MNYEQRVRRKECSVERTVDVIGGKWTTLIVRELLRGTRRYGELRAALAGVSPKTLTDKLRELEEGGVLTRTVYPAVPPRVEYALTPKGRALEGVIQAMHVWGERWT; via the coding sequence ATGAACTACGAGCAACGGGTGCGTCGCAAGGAATGCAGCGTCGAGCGGACAGTGGACGTGATCGGGGGCAAGTGGACCACCCTGATCGTGCGCGAGTTGCTGCGGGGGACCCGGCGCTACGGCGAGTTGCGCGCGGCCCTCGCGGGGGTCAGCCCCAAGACCCTGACGGACAAGCTGCGCGAGCTGGAGGAAGGGGGCGTGCTCACCCGCACCGTCTACCCGGCGGTGCCGCCCCGGGTGGAGTACGCCCTGACCCCCAAGGGCCGGGCGCTGGAGGGCGTGATTCAGGCCATGCACGTCTGGGGCGAACGCTGGACCTGA
- a CDS encoding SDR family oxidoreductase — MQTILVTGATGSQGRPVVEKLLEAGYGVRMLARHPERAGDLTEKGARGYAGDLGDPEAVRAAVRGVDGVFLLVPFFSEPGAALEYGRNVIGAARDSGVRLIVWNPTGEIPPVPTGNPALDLRRELLADLEASGVPYVVLQPTAYLENLLGPWTREEVADSDTFAYPTPNEVRIQWIATADVATFAVSAFGHPELAPLNLKVSGPERLSGEEVAERFSRALGRKVTFRPMPPREFGERLDRVFPGMGEGVTRAYEMAYANPEMASTHVDLDAALAKLPVRLTTVEEWVREHAAAFSPAGEPERVG; from the coding sequence ATGCAGACCATTCTGGTGACGGGAGCCACGGGCTCGCAGGGCAGGCCGGTCGTTGAGAAGCTGCTGGAGGCCGGGTACGGGGTGCGGATGCTCGCCCGTCACCCCGAGCGGGCAGGCGACCTGACGGAGAAGGGGGCCCGGGGATACGCGGGCGACCTGGGCGACCCGGAGGCCGTGCGCGCGGCGGTGCGGGGCGTGGACGGTGTGTTCCTGCTCGTGCCCTTCTTCTCCGAGCCGGGGGCGGCGCTGGAGTACGGGCGGAACGTGATCGGGGCGGCGCGGGACTCGGGCGTGCGCCTGATCGTCTGGAATCCGACCGGCGAGATTCCCCCGGTCCCCACCGGGAACCCGGCCCTCGACCTGCGGCGCGAGTTGCTGGCGGACCTGGAGGCGAGCGGCGTGCCGTACGTCGTGCTGCAACCGACCGCCTACCTCGAAAACCTGCTGGGGCCCTGGACCCGGGAGGAGGTGGCGGACTCGGATACCTTCGCCTACCCCACCCCCAACGAGGTCCGCATCCAGTGGATCGCCACCGCCGACGTCGCCACCTTCGCCGTGTCCGCCTTCGGCCACCCGGAGCTGGCGCCCCTGAACCTCAAGGTCAGCGGCCCCGAGAGACTCAGCGGCGAGGAGGTCGCCGAGCGCTTCAGCCGCGCGCTGGGTCGCAAGGTGACCTTCCGGCCCATGCCCCCGCGCGAGTTCGGTGAGAGGCTCGACCGCGTGTTTCCCGGCATGGGCGAGGGCGTGACCCGGGCCTACGAGATGGCCTACGCGAACCCCGAGATGGCCTCGACGCATGTGGACCTCGATGCGGCCCTGGCGAAGCTGCCCGTGCGCCTCACGACCGTCGAGGAGTGGGTGCGGGAGCACGCGGCGGCCTTCAGCCCGGCAGGAGAGCCCGAGCGGGTAGGCTGA
- the murF gene encoding UDP-N-acetylmuramoyl-tripeptide--D-alanyl-D-alanine ligase produces MLDPHAALPFPAAVHPAARPAARLTWDSRQAGPGVAFVALAGERMHGNSFAEAALAAGAPFVLTDLDVERAVRVPDAREALFTWARSERARNPLVVGITGSVGKTTAKSYAAAALDAHFMPVYNTMPAIACFLIEFGGSDRPLVVEMGIDRVGEMAELVDLVRPGVGVVTSIGEAHLEALGSVEGIAREKGVILQGRRGLVSTQAAPWFPGVDTYGFGEEATFAGEGLEVTPEGARFSFRGVVPVTLPLASRVQAEAAVLGLALAEGAGVSLAGAAARMAEVQVPGGRYRVHPGRFTVIDDAYNASPLAVKAALDALATFPGRRISVLGRMLELGETERELHAGVGAHARKRADLTYGVGAFAQELGDRAFRSVPALLTDLLSEVREGDVVLVKASRGISWTPEQRAEEGVGLDVVVDALLRHRDG; encoded by the coding sequence ATGCTCGACCCCCACGCCGCCCTCCCCTTCCCCGCCGCCGTCCATCCAGCCGCCCGACCCGCCGCGCGCCTGACCTGGGACTCGCGGCAGGCTGGCCCCGGAGTGGCCTTCGTGGCGTTGGCGGGGGAGCGGATGCACGGCAACAGCTTCGCGGAGGCGGCGCTGGCGGCGGGTGCCCCCTTCGTCCTCACCGACCTCGACGTGGAGCGGGCGGTGCGGGTGCCGGATGCTCGGGAGGCCCTCTTCACCTGGGCGCGCTCGGAGCGGGCGAGAAACCCGCTCGTCGTGGGCATCACCGGCAGCGTAGGCAAGACGACGGCCAAGAGCTACGCGGCGGCGGCGCTGGACGCGCACTTCATGCCCGTGTACAACACCATGCCCGCCATCGCCTGCTTCCTGATCGAGTTCGGGGGGAGTGATCGTCCTCTCGTCGTGGAGATGGGCATCGACCGGGTGGGCGAGATGGCCGAGCTGGTCGACCTCGTGCGGCCTGGCGTCGGCGTGGTGACGAGCATCGGGGAGGCGCACCTAGAAGCGCTGGGCAGCGTGGAGGGCATCGCGCGCGAGAAGGGCGTGATCTTGCAAGGTCGGCGCGGGCTGGTGAGCACGCAGGCGGCGCCCTGGTTCCCAGGGGTGGACACCTACGGCTTCGGCGAAGAAGCGACCTTCGCGGGGGAAGGCTTAGAGGTCACGCCGGAGGGAGCGCGCTTCTCCTTCCGGGGGGTGGTGCCCGTCACCCTGCCCCTCGCCTCGCGGGTGCAGGCGGAGGCGGCGGTGCTCGGCCTGGCGCTGGCGGAAGGTGCGGGTGTCTCCCTGGCCGGGGCGGCGGCGCGGATGGCGGAGGTGCAGGTGCCGGGCGGACGCTACCGGGTTCACCCTGGCCGCTTCACGGTGATCGACGACGCCTACAACGCCTCGCCGCTCGCCGTGAAGGCCGCGCTCGACGCCCTCGCCACCTTCCCGGGCCGCCGGATCAGCGTGCTGGGGCGGATGCTCGAACTCGGCGAGACGGAGCGCGAGCTGCACGCAGGAGTCGGCGCCCACGCGCGGAAGCGGGCCGACCTCACCTACGGGGTGGGCGCCTTCGCCCAGGAGCTGGGCGACCGGGCCTTCCGCAGCGTGCCCGCCCTCCTCACCGATCTTCTCTCCGAGGTGCGTGAGGGGGACGTGGTGCTCGTCAAGGCGAGCCGCGGGATCAGTTGGACCCCCGAACAGCGGGCCGAGGAGGGCGTCGGGCTGGACGTGGTGGTGGACGCTCTGCTGCGGCACCGGGACGGTTAA
- a CDS encoding acetamidase/formamidase family protein, translating to MSDHHLGTTHIHTVWGRDLPPALSIQPGDTVTFGTLDASDGGVARRVVAGQVEARAELAALVAADAFPAREGPRGHPLTGPAFVEGAEPGDVLVVELLDVRTAPWGWTACRPNGIGLLDAVLAGEGLQPYTHLWDLRAGTHADFRPGIRIPLAPFPGVLGVAPAEPGPHPTAPPRQVGGNMDIRQLVAGSTLYLPVEVPGALFSVGDLHAAQGDGELSGTGIECAGQVTLRFNLERGAGLSTPEFVTPTHGGTSRRWHATTGHDPDLMTAARIALRALLRRLQARGLSLEEAYVLSSVCVDLKISQVVDAPNYTVSAFLPLDVFAEG from the coding sequence ATGAGCGACCACCACCTCGGTACCACGCACATCCACACCGTCTGGGGCCGCGACCTGCCGCCCGCCCTCAGCATCCAGCCCGGCGACACGGTGACCTTCGGGACGCTCGACGCCTCGGACGGCGGGGTGGCCCGGCGGGTGGTGGCAGGGCAGGTGGAGGCGCGCGCCGAGCTGGCTGCCCTGGTCGCCGCCGACGCCTTCCCTGCCCGGGAGGGACCGCGCGGCCACCCGCTGACGGGCCCGGCGTTCGTGGAAGGGGCCGAGCCCGGGGACGTGCTGGTGGTCGAACTGCTGGACGTGCGGACCGCCCCCTGGGGCTGGACCGCCTGCCGCCCGAACGGGATCGGCCTCCTCGACGCCGTGCTGGCCGGGGAGGGCCTGCAACCCTACACCCACCTCTGGGACCTGCGCGCGGGTACCCACGCCGACTTCCGCCCCGGCATCCGCATCCCACTCGCGCCCTTTCCCGGCGTGTTGGGCGTGGCCCCTGCCGAGCCCGGCCCACACCCCACCGCTCCACCCCGTCAGGTCGGCGGCAACATGGACATCCGGCAACTCGTGGCGGGAAGCACCCTGTATCTGCCCGTCGAGGTTCCCGGCGCCCTCTTCTCGGTCGGTGACCTGCACGCGGCGCAGGGGGACGGGGAGCTGAGCGGCACGGGCATCGAGTGTGCTGGGCAAGTAACGCTTCGCTTCAACCTGGAGCGCGGCGCGGGGCTCTCTACTCCGGAATTCGTCACTCCAACCCACGGCGGCACGAGTCGGCGCTGGCACGCCACCACCGGCCACGACCCCGACCTGATGACGGCGGCCCGAATCGCCCTGCGCGCCCTCCTGCGCCGTCTTCAGGCACGCGGCCTGAGCCTGGAGGAAGCCTACGTGCTGTCGAGCGTGTGCGTGGACCTGAAGATCAGCCAGGTCGTGGACGCGCCGAATTACACGGTGAGCGCGTTCCTGCCGCTGGATGTGTTTGCGGAAGGCTGA